DNA sequence from the Terriglobia bacterium genome:
CGTCGTCGAACCGCCGCTCGATCCCCTCGACCCCGTGCTGGTCGATGTTGGCGTTGCCCACCGCGTGCACGGCGAGCTGGCCCTGCGGGTAGAACCGCTTCCCCTCGGTCTCGAACCCGAACGGCTGCCCTTTCCCGAGCGGCAGGCCGAGCGACTGCACCGCCCTGGCCATACTCGGGTCCATGCGGCGCCTGAGCCAGACGAACGGCTGGTCCGACCGGAGGCGCTCGAGGATGCGCGCCTCGGGAACGTCGATGGCTCCCGCGAGGAGCCGGGCGGCTCGGGCCGGGTCCGGGACGCGCGAGGGATGCGCGAACAGCGACGAGGTCGCCACGCTCACCGCGATCTCTCGGCCGGCGCGATCCAGCACCGCCCCGCGCTCACCGCCGATCTCCACGGTCTGCTCGTGCTGGCGCCGCGCCTGCGCCTTCATCTCGTCGGAGCGGACCACCTGCAGCTCGACGAGGCGCGAGGCGATGGCGAGAGCGAGAATCCCCACGGCCACGGCGAACGATGCAACGCGGAATCGGGCCAAAGGCTCCATCGAGACTCTCGATCCGCCGCGCGCGCCGAACGCCGCTCAGCGCGCGGCCGGGAATTCGCCTGGGGCGCGGGGCGCCGCGCTCCCACGGCCAGGGGCCGACGACCGGACGACCACGATCTGATGAGGCGTGGGATGCACGAGCCCGAGCTCGTCCAGCGCACGCCCCTCGACACGGGGAAGCGCCTCGAGGGTCGCCCTCTCGATCCTGAGGCGACGCTCCGTCTCCTCAAGGCGTTCGCGCCGTCCTCGCAGCTCCTCGATCCGGTAACGCGTCTCGACGAACTGCATCTGCTGGATCAGGTACGCCGCGACGGGGGTCGCGGCCGCCGCGACGCCGAGGAGCAGCAGCATCACCCATCGCAACCGTCGCGGGTCGCGCTCGCGGACCACCATGACGTTCCGCCAGTGTCGGCGTTCGGCCTGTGCCGAAGTCGGCATCAGAGCCTCTCCGCGGCGCGGAGCCGCGCGCTGCGCGAGCGGGGATTCGACTCGATCTCCTCGGGCGACGGGGTGACGGGGCGCGTGGTGAGGATCCGCACCAGGTTCTCCCGGCCGCAGCCGCATACCGGCATACCGGGGGGACAGATGCACCGCTCCGCCATGGCGCGAAACGCGGTCTTGATCGCCCGGTCCTCGAGCGAATGGAACGAGATGATCGCGAGACGCCCACCGCGTCTCAGGAGCGAGACGGCATCGCCCGCGAGCTTCTCGAGCCCCTCGACCTCCCGGTTCACGGCGATCCGAAGCGCCTGGAATGTCCGGGTCGCCGGATGGATCCGGTAGCGCCGCGCGGCGCCGCCGGCGGCGCGCTCCACCACCTCGGAGAGCTGGCGCGTTCTGAGGAAAGGCCGCCGCGACCGCTCGCGGACGACCGCGCGGGCAATCGGCCCCGCGAACCTCTCCTCACCGAAGGTCTTCAAGATCTCCTTGATCTCTCCCTCGGTGAGCGAGGCCAAGAGGTCGGCGGCCGAAGGGCCCGAGGACGGGTCCATCCGCATATCCAGGGGCCCGTCGACCCTGAACGAGAAGCCGCGGCGCGGGTCATCGAGCTGGAGCGATGAGATGCCGAGGTCGGCGAGGATAGCTTCCACGGCGTAGACCCCCGCACCATGCAGCAGCGCGACGAGATCCCGATAGTCCCCTCGGAGCGCGGCGAACCGGTCGCCGAACCTGCGGAGCCGCGCGCTGGCGTGAACGATCGCCTCGGGATCCCTGTCGATGCCGAGGACCCGTCCCTCGGGCCCGACGGCCTCGATCAGGCGCTCCGCGTGACCTCCCGACCCGAGGGTGAGGTCCACTACCGTCGCACCGCGGGGGGGGGCGAGTAGGGAAAGCGTCTCAGCGACGAGCACGGGACGGTGCGGCACCTGCAACGGTCCCACGTTCTCCCCGAGGCGCGCGCTCGACAGCATGGGTCAGACCCCGCCCCCCGCTCAAATCCCCAAGCCCGCGAGCGTCGCGAGGTCGGTGTCCGTGAGCGGGTCGCCCGCAAGCCGCTCCTCGAACGAGGAGCGGTTCCAGACCTCGAGGAAATCCTGCTGCCCCAACACGGCGACCTCGCCGTGTATGCCCGCCCTCTCGCGCAGGAGCGGGTGGATCAGGAGTCGTCCCTGGCCGTCCATGACCGCGCATTGCCCAAAGTAGTTCACGGAATTCTTGAAACGGGTCACCGCGGGCTCGAGCGACGAAACCCGCGAGAGCTTCTCCTCGATCCGCGACCAGACCTCCATCGGGTAGATGCGGACGTTCTCGCCGCGGAGGCTCGTCACGAAGAACTCGACCCCGTACTTCGGCTCGATCGCCGCGCGGAATTGCGCAGGCATTTTGAGCCGGCCCTTCTGGTCCACCTTTGCGATCGAGTTCCCGCGCAGCATCGCTCGACTCCATGAGGCGACGTGCTAGGCTTCGGGATGCGATTCCCTCGCTCCGTGGCCGACACGTCGGGACCTGCCTTGCCTCCTGGTCGTCTATTGAGAAGGGCGGAACAGAGGGTCCGAAGACCACTTTACTCCACTCTTGACCACCGCGAGATAGTAGGGCGGGAGCTCTTGGCTGTCAAGACGTTTCATTACTTGATGAGTTCACCCTTAAGCGAAACTAACACGATAAATGTAGCGTATCTATCCGCCTTTTGCGTATGTCGCTCTCGGCCAAGGAGGACCCCATGGATTTCAGGACCCGTTGCGCCCGCGGAACGGGCGTCGTCGACGATGTCGGACACCCGCTCGCGCCTCCGATCGTGACCGCCTCCACCTTCGCGTTCTCGAGCCAGCAGGAGGTCGAGTCGTATTACACGGGCGGGCGCGGGTGGTTGTACTCGAGGTACGGTAACCCCACGGTCAGGGCCGCGGAGCGCCTGCTGGCCGAGCTCGAGGGTGCTCAAGAGGCGGCGCTGTTCTCTTCAGGCATGGCGGCGACGTCGACCACCGTGCTGTCGCTCGTGCGCTCCGGCGAGCGCATCGCGGCGCAGCGGGAGCTCTACGGCGGAACGGCCGGACTGTTCCGCGACGTCCTCCCGAGGTTGGGGATCGAGACGACGTGGTTTGCGCTCGATGAGATCGCCGGCTTGACACCGGAGGGACTCGAGGGCTGCCGCCTGCTTTGGGTCGAGTCGCCGACGAATCCAGCGCTCAGGATCGTCGACCTCGATGCGGCCGCGCGGGCCGCCCACGCCGCGGGAGCGCTGGCGGTGGTGGACGGGACCTTCGCGACGCCCGCGCTCCAGCGGCCGCTCGCTCTGGGCTGCGATGTCGTGGTCCACAGCGGGACCAAGTACCTCGGCGGGCATGGCGACGTCACGGCGGGCGCAGTCGCCGGAAGTCGCGACCTCATGTCGGCGATCATGGCGACGCGCCGGTCCCTCGGCGGCACGCTGGACCCTTTCGCCGCGTTCCTGCTGCAGCGAGGGATGCGGACCCTCGCGGTTCGAATGGAATCCCACGAACGCGGAGCATCGGCGGTCGCGCGGGCGCTGTCCGGTCACCCCCGGGTTCGCCGGGTGCTCTGGCCGGGACTCGCGGATCACCCGGACCACGCACTGGCCGGGCGGCAGATGGCTGGCTTCGGGGGCATGGTCACGTTCGAGGTCGAGGGAGGCGCTGCCGGGGCGGAGCGGGTCCACGACCGCCTCCGGCTGTTCGCGAAGGCGGCGAGCCTCGGCGGCGTCGAGTCGCTGGTCTCGATCCCGGCGAGGATGTCGCACCGCGGGCTCCCCCCGGAGGAACTAGAGCGCGCCGGAGTGACTCCCGGCATGCTCCGGCTCTCCGTGGGGCTCGAGTCTCCCGAGGACCTCGTCGCCGACTTGCTCGAGGCCCTCGGAGGCTGACTCCCGCAGTAGCGACGCCCCGGAGCCCAGGTCCTTCGATCCGAGACACGACCGCTATGTCACCGAGACCGAGACAAGAGCTACTCGCCGGCTTGGCCATCGTCCTGGCAGCGTTCCTCGTCTATGCGGACTCCCTGGGCAATGGCTTCGTCGCGGACGATTACCGCGTGATCGTTCACAACCCGGCGCTCCGAGGGACTCCCCTCTCACTGTTCAGCGACTTCGATACCACCAGCAGCACGCAGCTCCTTCCATTCTACCGTCCGCTCACCTATCTCACGTTCCTGATCGAGGACCGGCTGAACGAGCTGACGCCCTTTCCCGTCCGGCTCGCGAATGTCGCTCTTCATGCGCTGAGCTCGCTCCTCGTCTACTATCTGGCGCGTTCGCTCCTTGAGGACCGGCTCGCGCGGTTGCTCGCCGGACTCCTGTTCGCGGTCCACCCGCTTCACGCGGAAGGCGTGGATTTCAATGCCGGCGGCCGGAACACGATGCTCTCCTGTTGTTTCGTCCTCTCGGCATTCCTGCTCCATCGCAGCAGCGTCATCAAGGGGGGGATCGTCGCAGCCTATGGTGGCGCGGTCCTCTATCTCGCCGGAGTGTTTTCAAAGGAGACCGGCCTGATGGTCCTGCCGTTCGTCGTGGGCCAGGAGATCGGCCCGTTCCGAACGAGCGGCACCCGCTTCGGACCACGAGCCTTCGCCAGGGTCGTTCCGTATGCCGTCGGAACGGTGGGCTACCTGGTCATGCGTTGGATGACGCTCTCCAGGCTCGGCATTCAGGCGACTCTGCTGCCTGGGATCACCGGGGAGGAGCTCCGGAGGTCCGAGATCATCCCCGGCCTAAGGGAGCGTCTCCTGAACGATCTCCACATCATTCCGAAGTACTTCCAGACGGTCGTCTGGCCCCTCCATCTGAGCCCGCGATACGACGTGCACGCGGCCCGTCGTCTCGTGACGCCGTCGATCGTCGCTGCATGGCTGTGCATCCTCCTCATCGCCGGGTGGCTTCTGTGGCGCGGCCGCAGCCGGGTCACGGCGTTCGGCGTCGCTTGGCTCGTCGCCTTCTGGCTTCCGGTGAGCGGGATCGTGTACATTTCCCGGATCACGATGGCCGATCGATTCCTGTACGTTCCCGCCATCGGCCTGTGGATCGTCGTCGCCGACCAGGCCGCACGCTTCCTTCCGTCCGGAGGCTCGCGGCGAAGATACGCCCTCACGGCCGTCGCCGTGGCATTGTGTCTGCTCGCGGCGCTCACCATGAGGCGGAATCTCGACTGGAAGAACGACGTCACGCTCTTCGGTCGCCTGGTGAGCCAGTACCCCGAGAATCCCCATGGCCATTACAGCCTCGGGAACGCGTATCTTGACGATCGCGGCGAGTACGATCTCGAGCTGGCCGAAAGGGAATACCTGACGGCGCTGGCGCTGGATCCCACCCTCCAATCGGCCTACGCTCCGCTCGGGTACATACGAATGGTCAAGCAGGATTACGCAGGGGCGCTTCGGTACTATTCTCGGGCGCTCCAGTACGATCCCATGAGCCGTTCGGCCCGAGTGAACCGGGGCCTGGCATACGAGAAGCTGGGCAGGGTGAAGGAGGCGCTTGCGGACTACGAATTCTACCTGACCCTACCTGGATACAACGACATCCGCGGATCGCGCGAGTTCGCCGAGGAGAGGATACGAAAACTCTCGCGCCCGTGAAGCGAAGTCGTCGACGCGAACGCTGGAACGCCGACTCCCGTGCCGCTCGCTACTTCTTCGGTCCGCTGTTCCCGCTCAGCGGGGTCCCGAACCCGGTACCGTTGGTGGACGGCGGCGAGCCGTTATTGTTAGTCATGCCGATCGGGTCGGTCCCGTCAGGAGCGTCGTAGATCCCGCGCACTTCGTTCATCTGCGCGGCCAGCGGCAAGACTCGCAGGGCGACCCTTCCCTCGATGGTGCGGTAGCCCACCACGAGGCGGTCTCCTGCGACCGTCAGCGCCGGCGCGAAGCCGCGCTCGCCCGGGGAGGTCACGGCCAGAGGTGCGGTCCAGGCGGCGCTTCCGCGCGGGAGCACCGAGAGGAGGATCTGGGAGGTCTGCTGCACGGCGAACGCGACGTACAGGTTCCCATCCGGGTCCGAGACCAGCGCGGGAGCGACTTGATCGAGTCCGTCGAGCCGCCCGAAGAATGTCGGCTCGCTCCAGGTCCCCGACGGGTCGCGGACCGACACGGCGACGTCGTACTCGCCGCGGGACTGGTAAGCCCAAGCCGCCCACACCGCGCCCGAGGTCGCGTCGGTGGTATAGGCCAAACGGCCGTCGAGGCCGGAATTGAACCGCGCGGGGACGTCGGCCGCCGACGGCCCGGCCGCCGAGGTGCCGATCGACGTGAGGAGCGATGCGAGGAAGAGGATCGGAAGCACGCGGCGTTCAAGCATCGTTGCGCCCCCTTTCCACGTACGCATCGAAGGTCCCGACCTCCGGGAAGCGCCTTTCGATGCAGGGCCGGAGGGCCTTCATCCGACCGAATGCGATCTTCTCCCGTGTGGAGTTCCCCTGCCCGCCCGCAATCCTCCATTCATAGAACGCATTGAGGAACAGGAGGTCGGGGTACTTCTGCTCGCCGGTGCCGGCGAGCGCGTCGGACTGTCTCAGGCAACCCTGGGCACGGTCGATGTCCCTCTGCCGAAAGTACGCCTCGCCGAGACAGCTGAGCGCGTACGCCTCCAGGTAGCGGTGCCCTCCGCAGCAGGCCTCGTCGAGGGCCGTCCGCAGCAGCCGGATCCCCTCGCGCGCCTTGCCGAGGTTCACGTACGCGAGGCCGATGCAAATCCTCACCCGAACGGCCTCGTACGCCTCGCCGCAGCGGGCGTACAACTCCGCCGCCTCGCGGTAGCGCTCGATCGCCTCGTTCTCCCGCTTCCGCTGCGCGAGGACGCCGGCGAGGACGTGGCGGGCCCGCGCGGCCGTGAGGTCGAGCGAGGCGCGCACGGCGATGTCGAAGGCGCGGTCGGCCTCCATCTCCGCGAGGAACAGATCCCCCTGATCGGAGTGCACGCTGGCGAGGTTCAGGAGCGCGCGGGCTTGCAGCGTGCCGCTCAGCCCCTCGGTGGCGCGGAGCGCGTGGCGGAGCTCCTGCTCCGCGAGCGACAGCTTCCCGAGGCGGGTCAGCGCCGCGGCGAGGTTGATTCGCGCCTGCGCCACGCGCTCTGCCCAGCCCTCGTCGCCCGGCTCGGACTCGAGGATCTCGAGGGCGCGCTCGAAGTGCGCGAAAGCTCGTCCCATCTCTCCCGCGTGCAGCGCCGCAGTCCCGGTCTCCATCATCTCCCGCGGATCGCCGGTCTCCGGCTTGAGATCCTCGTACTCCTCGAGGTCCACGACGTCCGAGAACGCCTGGATTGAGACGTTGAAAACGCTGGCGAGAACCCGGAGCTTGTCGAACGACGGGTAACAGATTCCCTTCTCGTACCGGCTCAGCTGGGAGTTGTCGATCTCCCCTCCCTCGGCGCGCGCCCATTCCTCCACGCGGCGGAGCGAGTAGCCGTAACCCGCGCGCAGCCTGCGGAGGTAATTCCCGAGCCGCACGCTACCCTTGAGGTTGGATTGAGCCTGCGCTTCCATAGGTTCGGTCCTCCTCCCGTCCGTCTCTTCCCGCGCGCCGCCGGCCCCGCCGCTTCTCCCGCCAGGAGCCTACTCTTTCCAGCTTCTACAACTGCCTCTACTATAGTACTTTATGATTCCGCCACCAACGCTCAAATACGCCACTTCGAGCCCAAGTTCAAGCCCGAGGCAAGGGAGCGGCTGGCGGGCGCGGTGATCTTGCAGCACGGGAGTCCGCAAGCGGCTCGGTCAAGGGCCGGTTCCGCGGTTCCCGAAGGGACGGAATTGGGGCCGGCCGGGCGAGGGAAGCCGGTCCGCGGCCCCACGGGAGCCCCCGGGACCGGGCGGGGAAGCGACATCGTGATCACGATCAACCGGAGGCCGCGGGAAATGTTCGGGGGGTGGGAAGGAGGCGAGACCGCCCGCGCGTTCTTCCTGTTCGGTGTCTGCCTGATGGCGCTCGTGGCGATCGCCGGGCTATTGGCGTTTCGAGACCTGAGCCGGATGATGCTCGCGCGCCGAGCCGACGTCGCGCGCCAGGAGGCGGTCCGGATCGCCGAAGCGGTCGCTGCGCTGGGGCGCGACCGGAACGGCATCGATTTTCACCGGATCCGCCAGAAACAGGGGGTGCTCCTAACGATCATCCAGGAGCGGCTCGCTGGGCGTCCGTTCCTCCGGCAAGTGGAGATCCGTGACCGTTTCGGAGCGCCGCTCCTCTCCGTCCGACAGGACGACCGACCCGAGCTTCCGGGCGCACCCTCCGCGAGCGAGAGCGAAGCCGCCCCCATAGACGCGGGCGACAAGATCCTCGCGGTTCAGCTCGGCCGCGGTGCCCGTCCGGAGGGAGAAGTCCGCGTGGCGGTGTCGCAGGAGACGTCGCAGCGCGAGCTGGACGATTTGAGGAGGTCGCTTCAGATCAAGGTGGGGGTGGCCGCCGCCTTCGGGATCGGC
Encoded proteins:
- a CDS encoding tetratricopeptide repeat protein, coding for MAIVLAAFLVYADSLGNGFVADDYRVIVHNPALRGTPLSLFSDFDTTSSTQLLPFYRPLTYLTFLIEDRLNELTPFPVRLANVALHALSSLLVYYLARSLLEDRLARLLAGLLFAVHPLHAEGVDFNAGGRNTMLSCCFVLSAFLLHRSSVIKGGIVAAYGGAVLYLAGVFSKETGLMVLPFVVGQEIGPFRTSGTRFGPRAFARVVPYAVGTVGYLVMRWMTLSRLGIQATLLPGITGEELRRSEIIPGLRERLLNDLHIIPKYFQTVVWPLHLSPRYDVHAARRLVTPSIVAAWLCILLIAGWLLWRGRSRVTAFGVAWLVAFWLPVSGIVYISRITMADRFLYVPAIGLWIVVADQAARFLPSGGSRRRYALTAVAVALCLLAALTMRRNLDWKNDVTLFGRLVSQYPENPHGHYSLGNAYLDDRGEYDLELAEREYLTALALDPTLQSAYAPLGYIRMVKQDYAGALRYYSRALQYDPMSRSARVNRGLAYEKLGRVKEALADYEFYLTLPGYNDIRGSREFAEERIRKLSRP
- the rsmH gene encoding 16S rRNA (cytosine(1402)-N(4))-methyltransferase RsmH, which gives rise to MLSSARLGENVGPLQVPHRPVLVAETLSLLAPPRGATVVDLTLGSGGHAERLIEAVGPEGRVLGIDRDPEAIVHASARLRRFGDRFAALRGDYRDLVALLHGAGVYAVEAILADLGISSLQLDDPRRGFSFRVDGPLDMRMDPSSGPSAADLLASLTEGEIKEILKTFGEERFAGPIARAVVRERSRRPFLRTRQLSEVVERAAGGAARRYRIHPATRTFQALRIAVNREVEGLEKLAGDAVSLLRRGGRLAIISFHSLEDRAIKTAFRAMAERCICPPGMPVCGCGRENLVRILTTRPVTPSPEEIESNPRSRSARLRAAERL
- a CDS encoding cell division protein FtsL, whose protein sequence is MPTSAQAERRHWRNVMVVRERDPRRLRWVMLLLLGVAAAATPVAAYLIQQMQFVETRYRIEELRGRRERLEETERRLRIERATLEALPRVEGRALDELGLVHPTPHQIVVVRSSAPGRGSAAPRAPGEFPAAR
- a CDS encoding division/cell wall cluster transcriptional repressor MraZ translates to MLRGNSIAKVDQKGRLKMPAQFRAAIEPKYGVEFFVTSLRGENVRIYPMEVWSRIEEKLSRVSSLEPAVTRFKNSVNYFGQCAVMDGQGRLLIHPLLRERAGIHGEVAVLGQQDFLEVWNRSSFEERLAGDPLTDTDLATLAGLGI
- a CDS encoding aminotransferase class I/II-fold pyridoxal phosphate-dependent enzyme yields the protein MDFRTRCARGTGVVDDVGHPLAPPIVTASTFAFSSQQEVESYYTGGRGWLYSRYGNPTVRAAERLLAELEGAQEAALFSSGMAATSTTVLSLVRSGERIAAQRELYGGTAGLFRDVLPRLGIETTWFALDEIAGLTPEGLEGCRLLWVESPTNPALRIVDLDAAARAAHAAGALAVVDGTFATPALQRPLALGCDVVVHSGTKYLGGHGDVTAGAVAGSRDLMSAIMATRRSLGGTLDPFAAFLLQRGMRTLAVRMESHERGASAVARALSGHPRVRRVLWPGLADHPDHALAGRQMAGFGGMVTFEVEGGAAGAERVHDRLRLFAKAASLGGVESLVSIPARMSHRGLPPEELERAGVTPGMLRLSVGLESPEDLVADLLEALGG
- a CDS encoding helix-turn-helix transcriptional regulator — encoded protein: MEAQAQSNLKGSVRLGNYLRRLRAGYGYSLRRVEEWARAEGGEIDNSQLSRYEKGICYPSFDKLRVLASVFNVSIQAFSDVVDLEEYEDLKPETGDPREMMETGTAALHAGEMGRAFAHFERALEILESEPGDEGWAERVAQARINLAAALTRLGKLSLAEQELRHALRATEGLSGTLQARALLNLASVHSDQGDLFLAEMEADRAFDIAVRASLDLTAARARHVLAGVLAQRKRENEAIERYREAAELYARCGEAYEAVRVRICIGLAYVNLGKAREGIRLLRTALDEACCGGHRYLEAYALSCLGEAYFRQRDIDRAQGCLRQSDALAGTGEQKYPDLLFLNAFYEWRIAGGQGNSTREKIAFGRMKALRPCIERRFPEVGTFDAYVERGRNDA